A window from Arcobacter sp. CECT 8983 encodes these proteins:
- the mfd gene encoding transcription-repair coupling factor, with protein MKNIYEYLKNLKDEKRLKECQLLIVNDDKQAQVASDIVSFLGFKSFALADFRANYGDDLLSFSTELQDITKVLNEYYSYKKQDKILIAPIRTVSFPLPKDKCFDSFEINFADTLNLEELKTKLYNWGYYFVDIVTSEAEVSIRGDILDICPLGSETGYRVSLFDDEVESIREFDIEDQKSSKDEIESFKITPAFLALDETSMEEINEQIETVQSDAFIKDIHSLGFWYLGELGEYLPKKLNSYVTLEALDELEEVYVFEDKRINKDKFLTLPQIFNSKTYQEIAPANIKEFLTFHEDKKVTIISSSEAKVKSFDLQLSNSNINYVFENYIINLIGSDEIIISLNKEIKKRRKKKVKLVLDELQVGDFVVHETHGIGQYKGIDPVVVMGAKRDFVVVTYAGDDKLLIPVENIDLIDRYVSDGSSYAVVDKLGKGSFAKLKEKVKDKLFAIANDIIKIAAARELINGIKINTDKKVLQDFQNSAGFEYTKDQTRSVREIFEDLSSGRVMDRLLSGDVGFGKTEVAMNAILTTVLDGHQAIFVCPTTLLASQHFHGMQKRFEQFGIKMAKLDGKSTTKEKNQVKKSLEDGSLDLVVGTHSLLSVKTNDLALVIIDEEHKFGVKQKEKLKELREDVHIFSMSATPIPRTLNLALSKLKGMSSLLTPPSERLGVRTYVKEYSDKLIKEIVLREKRRGGQLFYVHNNIASIEAKKADIEEIVPNIKIEVIHSKIKPKEAEEIIEKFDNKEFDILLATSIVESGLHLPNANSIIIDGADRFGIADLHQLRGRVGRSDKEGFCYYVVEDKKQITNDAIKRLVALESNSYLGSGTALAHQDLEIRGGGNIIGEAQSGHIKQIGYGLYLKMLEDALASLSGETKEEAKTVDIKLAISAFISSDYIVEDRVRLELYRRLSKCHSKQEVYEIEEEMEDRFGKPDIPTKQFLELIIIKILALGQGIKTISSYEMNITFTKLDDIKETIKSSSKDDDDIIDATLKFLNKKK; from the coding sequence GTGAAAAATATATATGAATATTTAAAGAATTTAAAGGATGAAAAAAGATTAAAAGAGTGTCAACTTTTAATTGTAAATGATGATAAACAAGCTCAAGTAGCAAGTGATATTGTCTCTTTCTTAGGATTTAAGTCTTTTGCTTTGGCTGATTTTAGAGCAAATTATGGGGATGATTTACTATCTTTTTCAACTGAACTTCAAGATATAACAAAAGTTTTAAATGAATATTACTCATATAAAAAACAAGACAAAATATTAATTGCTCCAATTAGAACAGTATCTTTTCCTCTTCCTAAAGATAAGTGTTTTGACTCATTTGAGATAAACTTTGCAGATACTTTAAACTTAGAAGAGTTAAAAACAAAACTTTATAACTGGGGATACTATTTTGTAGATATAGTTACCAGTGAAGCAGAAGTTTCCATTAGAGGAGATATTTTAGATATTTGTCCTTTAGGAAGTGAAACTGGGTATAGAGTATCACTTTTTGATGATGAAGTTGAAAGTATTAGAGAGTTTGATATTGAAGACCAAAAATCATCAAAAGATGAGATTGAAAGTTTTAAAATTACTCCTGCTTTTTTAGCCCTTGATGAAACTTCAATGGAAGAGATAAATGAGCAAATAGAAACAGTACAGAGTGATGCTTTTATTAAAGATATTCACTCTTTAGGTTTTTGGTATTTAGGTGAACTTGGTGAATATTTACCTAAAAAACTAAATTCATATGTTACTCTAGAAGCTTTAGATGAATTAGAAGAGGTTTATGTATTTGAAGATAAAAGAATAAATAAAGATAAATTTTTAACTCTTCCTCAAATATTTAATTCAAAAACTTATCAAGAAATAGCTCCTGCAAATATAAAAGAGTTTTTAACTTTCCATGAAGATAAAAAAGTAACTATTATTTCATCTTCAGAAGCAAAAGTTAAATCTTTTGATTTACAACTTTCAAACTCAAATATAAATTATGTCTTTGAAAACTATATTATTAATTTAATTGGAAGTGATGAAATAATCATTTCATTAAATAAAGAGATTAAAAAAAGAAGAAAAAAGAAAGTAAAACTTGTACTTGATGAGCTTCAAGTAGGGGATTTTGTAGTACATGAAACCCATGGTATTGGACAATATAAAGGCATAGATCCAGTTGTAGTTATGGGAGCAAAAAGAGACTTTGTTGTTGTAACTTATGCAGGAGATGATAAATTACTAATTCCTGTGGAAAATATTGATTTAATTGATAGATATGTTAGTGATGGAAGTTCTTACGCAGTAGTTGATAAGTTAGGTAAAGGAAGTTTTGCAAAACTAAAAGAGAAAGTAAAAGACAAACTATTTGCTATTGCAAATGATATTATCAAAATTGCAGCTGCTAGAGAACTTATAAATGGAATTAAAATAAATACTGATAAGAAAGTATTACAAGATTTTCAAAATAGTGCTGGTTTTGAATACACAAAAGACCAAACTAGAAGTGTAAGAGAAATTTTTGAAGACTTAAGTTCTGGAAGAGTTATGGATAGACTTCTTTCAGGAGACGTTGGTTTTGGTAAAACAGAGGTTGCTATGAATGCAATTTTAACCACAGTTTTAGATGGACACCAGGCTATTTTTGTGTGTCCTACAACACTGCTTGCCTCACAACATTTTCATGGAATGCAAAAAAGGTTTGAACAATTTGGTATAAAAATGGCTAAACTTGATGGAAAATCAACAACAAAAGAGAAAAATCAAGTTAAAAAAAGTCTTGAAGATGGAAGCCTAGACTTAGTAGTTGGAACTCACTCACTACTTAGTGTAAAAACAAATGATTTAGCCCTTGTAATTATTGATGAAGAGCATAAGTTTGGGGTAAAACAAAAAGAGAAATTAAAAGAGCTTAGAGAAGATGTTCATATATTCTCAATGTCTGCAACTCCAATTCCTAGAACACTAAACTTAGCACTTAGTAAACTAAAAGGTATGAGTTCACTTCTTACTCCCCCAAGCGAGAGACTAGGGGTTAGAACTTATGTAAAAGAGTATAGTGATAAACTTATTAAAGAGATTGTTTTAAGGGAAAAGAGACGTGGAGGTCAACTTTTCTATGTGCATAATAATATTGCTTCAATTGAAGCTAAAAAAGCTGATATAGAAGAGATTGTTCCAAATATTAAAATAGAGGTAATTCATTCTAAAATCAAACCAAAAGAAGCAGAAGAGATAATCGAGAAATTTGATAATAAAGAGTTTGATATCTTACTTGCTACATCAATTGTAGAATCAGGACTTCACTTACCAAATGCAAACTCTATTATTATTGATGGAGCAGATAGATTTGGTATTGCTGATTTACATCAACTGCGTGGTAGAGTTGGACGAAGTGATAAAGAAGGTTTCTGTTACTACGTTGTTGAAGATAAAAAACAAATCACTAATGATGCCATTAAAAGATTAGTTGCCTTAGAATCTAACTCTTACTTAGGAAGTGGTACAGCATTAGCACATCAGGATTTAGAAATCAGAGGTGGTGGAAATATTATTGGTGAAGCTCAAAGTGGACATATCAAACAAATCGGTTATGGTTTATATTTAAAAATGCTAGAAGACGCACTTGCTAGTTTAAGTGGAGAAACAAAAGAAGAAGCTAAAACTGTTGATATCAAATTAGCAATTTCTGCATTTATCTCAAGTGATTATATAGTTGAAGATAGAGTAAGACTTGAACTATATAGAAGACTTTCTAAATGTCACAGTAAACAAGAAGTTTATGAAATAGAAGAAGAGATGGAAGATAGATTTGGTAAGCCAGATATTCCAACAAAACAGTTCTTAGAATTAATCATTATAAAAATACTCGCTTTAGGGCAAGGAATTAAAACTATCTCATCTTATGAGATGAATATAACATTTACAAAACTAGATGATATAAAAGAAACAATAAAAAGTTCAAGCAAAGATGATGACGATATCATAGATGCTACATTAAAGTTTTTAAATAAGAAAAAGTAA
- a CDS encoding glycosyl transferase produces MADFFQNGAITTLQNLGNRSLESIENELVKFSKRRRMVLLLPALYSEFQTPAMAKIIEELKSVKYLYKIILGLDKATKEQFEEVKELMSVLPCRVDVLWNDGPNIQNLYKKLEEEGFLGLQDPGKGRNVWTMIGYGLTDKDAYAFALHDCDIVNYSKEIPARLFYPIVHSALDFEFNKGFYSRVTTKLHGRATRLLFTPLVNSLVKVFGSNRYLEYMASFRYSLSGEFSFIRSLGRGIGISPTWGLEVSTLSEVYKNTSNKRICQTEIMETYEHKHQDLGSSQSGDGIYKMANDIAKTLFRVLAQEGVVFSEASFKTLLATYFQESRFEISKYNALSKINGLEYNREKEIKAVEAFQEAIKQASLEFYEDPMGVPSLPPWITVRSVLPDFSDKFYFAVQEDNK; encoded by the coding sequence ATGGCAGATTTTTTTCAAAATGGGGCAATAACTACTTTACAAAATTTAGGTAATAGAAGTTTAGAAAGTATAGAAAATGAACTTGTAAAGTTTAGTAAAAGAAGAAGAATGGTATTGCTTTTGCCTGCACTTTACTCTGAGTTTCAAACTCCAGCAATGGCAAAGATTATTGAAGAGTTAAAAAGTGTTAAATATCTTTATAAAATTATTTTAGGTTTAGATAAAGCAACAAAAGAACAATTTGAAGAGGTAAAAGAGTTAATGTCAGTTTTACCTTGTAGGGTTGATGTTTTATGGAATGATGGACCGAATATTCAAAACTTATATAAAAAACTCGAAGAAGAAGGTTTTCTTGGGCTTCAAGACCCAGGAAAAGGAAGAAACGTTTGGACTATGATAGGATATGGACTTACAGATAAAGATGCCTACGCTTTTGCTTTACATGATTGTGACATTGTAAATTATAGTAAAGAAATACCTGCTAGACTATTTTATCCTATTGTTCACTCTGCCTTAGACTTTGAGTTTAACAAAGGCTTTTATTCAAGGGTTACAACAAAACTTCATGGACGAGCAACAAGACTTCTTTTTACTCCTTTAGTAAACTCCCTTGTAAAAGTTTTTGGAAGTAATAGATATTTAGAATATATGGCAAGCTTTAGATATTCTTTATCAGGGGAATTCTCATTTATAAGGTCACTTGGTAGAGGTATTGGTATTTCTCCTACTTGGGGATTAGAGGTTTCAACTTTAAGTGAAGTTTACAAAAATACTTCAAATAAAAGAATCTGCCAAACTGAGATTATGGAAACATATGAACATAAACATCAAGATTTAGGAAGTTCCCAAAGTGGTGATGGAATATACAAAATGGCAAATGACATTGCGAAAACTTTATTTAGGGTTTTAGCTCAAGAAGGAGTTGTCTTTTCTGAAGCTTCTTTTAAAACCTTACTTGCTACATATTTCCAAGAGTCAAGGTTTGAAATTTCAAAATACAATGCCCTAAGTAAAATAAATGGTCTTGAATACAATAGAGAAAAAGAGATAAAAGCAGTTGAAGCTTTTCAAGAAGCTATTAAACAAGCCTCTTTAGAGTTTTATGAAGACCCAATGGGAGTACCATCTCTTCCACCGTGGATTACAGTTAGGTCTGTATTACCAGACTTTTCTGATAAATTTTATTTTGCAGTACAAGAAGATAATAAATAA
- a CDS encoding mannosyl-3-phosphoglycerate phosphatase: MKKIIFTDLDGTFLNHHDYSYKESLNSLNRLIKYDIPVIFTTSKTRSEVEELHKQLAIDEPFIVENGAALFIPKGYKNLNLSFLESFNDKYYYCKIGEAYSLVSQFYKKYKDEFNLIGFSSMSIEQIQELTLLDYKKASLAAKRDFTEPFIIKDEKKVELLKEKAIVHGLTLTKGGRFYHIIGAKQDKGKAVKKAIEIFEKEFNSKLFSIALGDGENDLPMLEVVDLPIAIKNHKGLFVETKNKKILKSTYKGAKGFKEMITKCLENY; the protein is encoded by the coding sequence ATGAAAAAAATTATATTTACAGACTTAGATGGTACATTTTTAAATCACCATGACTATTCCTATAAAGAGTCTTTGAACTCATTAAATAGATTAATTAAGTATGATATTCCAGTAATCTTTACAACAAGTAAAACAAGAAGTGAAGTTGAAGAACTACATAAACAATTGGCAATAGATGAACCTTTTATTGTTGAAAATGGAGCTGCTTTATTTATTCCAAAAGGTTATAAAAATTTAAATTTATCTTTTTTAGAAAGTTTCAATGACAAATATTATTATTGTAAGATTGGTGAAGCTTATTCTCTTGTGTCACAATTTTACAAAAAGTACAAAGATGAGTTTAATCTTATAGGTTTTTCTTCTATGTCTATTGAACAAATTCAAGAGTTAACTTTACTTGACTATAAAAAAGCAAGCCTTGCTGCAAAGAGAGATTTTACAGAACCTTTTATTATAAAGGATGAAAAAAAAGTTGAACTTTTAAAAGAAAAGGCAATAGTTCATGGCTTAACTCTTACAAAAGGTGGTAGGTTTTATCATATAATTGGGGCAAAACAGGATAAAGGCAAAGCAGTAAAAAAAGCAATAGAAATTTTTGAGAAAGAGTTTAATTCAAAACTTTTTTCCATTGCTTTAGGAGATGGGGAAAATGATTTGCCCATGCTTGAAGTTGTAGATTTACCAATAGCAATTAAAAATCATAAAGGTTTATTTGTAGAAACAAAAAACAAAAAGATTTTAAAATCTACATATAAGGGCGCAAAAGGTTTTAAGGAGATGATTACAAAATGTCTAGAAAATTACTAA
- a CDS encoding diguanylate cyclase domain-containing protein, translated as MNNNLKILFIAFILTTVTFVTIIVYLTNNKIEQQLESEKEILDVTYKTIIDSYKTNANIIYFNKLDTKEVKKLLFNAYESNDFQKSKIREKLYKKLIYMYENMYSFKIKQLHFHLKNNDSFLRFHRPEKFGDNLSNIRATVKYTNEKQQAIQGFEEGRIFNGYRFVYPLSYKMKYLGSVEISVSMDAIIKSLNKELKADIDFIIKKDVVDNKVFNSEKSNYRVCETNSDYYHEKNISKKKNIIIEDITANYINTNKEKFLAKKNSDKIFNFTSTYEDKRYITTYLPIKNAISKEKVAYLIITREHANLQGAINKLNISMIFFIVLNSLFFYFLFKSEKRKILLKHKDEILSELQEMGHIGYWERDNIKEKLTWSKELFEILEIRKDEVKPSYKNFMKFIHKDDLKRINTIYKEFLKNLIDYKTEFKITTTTGKVKFIEQEAHHIINDEGKAIRSIGTLRDVTEVKKFQIEAEHSKKEFEILVSNIPDIVYKREIDKQQTITYLNNSLKSILGYENEDLLFNNKISFSQIVDEEDLPHVEYSLKNLAKSNTTKPITLKYRLKQKSGDLIWVSDRFKIMKKDNKKYLEGIISDINSQKNAYDKLYKFIDLQQNIVILTDGKKLQFANKSFFQFFNYRNLSHFLQDYNCICELFLEDNNYFNLTKIENHNEWVQELQKLPQTSRIVAINDNNGRKKSFSVTINSFETSLYIVSFTDITETILMNQELQQKTIHDKLTNAYNREYFEIINNKFIHDANKNPSSSFALCLIDIDFFKKVNDTYGHDVGDITLIALVKIINSSIRKDDVLVRWGGEEFILLMKNLSDETLKNSLEHIKSVIEKYEFETIKKLTCSFGATIYKKDENIKNTIKRADINLYTAKKTGRNKIVIS; from the coding sequence ATGAATAATAATTTGAAGATACTTTTTATAGCCTTTATTTTGACAACTGTCACTTTTGTGACTATTATTGTTTATTTGACAAATAATAAAATTGAACAGCAACTAGAATCAGAAAAAGAGATTTTAGATGTGACATACAAAACTATTATAGACTCTTATAAAACCAATGCAAATATTATATACTTCAACAAACTTGATACTAAAGAAGTTAAAAAGCTATTATTTAATGCTTATGAAAGTAATGATTTCCAAAAAAGTAAGATAAGAGAAAAACTTTACAAAAAACTTATTTATATGTATGAAAATATGTATAGTTTTAAAATCAAACAACTTCACTTTCATCTAAAAAACAATGATAGTTTTCTAAGATTTCACCGTCCAGAAAAATTTGGAGATAACTTATCAAATATTAGAGCTACAGTAAAATATACAAATGAAAAGCAACAAGCTATTCAAGGTTTTGAAGAAGGTAGAATCTTCAATGGATATAGATTTGTTTATCCTCTTAGCTACAAAATGAAATATTTAGGTAGTGTTGAAATTTCAGTTTCTATGGATGCAATTATTAAATCTTTAAATAAAGAGTTAAAAGCAGATATTGACTTTATTATTAAAAAAGATGTTGTAGATAACAAAGTATTTAATTCTGAAAAATCTAATTATAGAGTTTGCGAAACAAATAGTGATTACTATCATGAGAAGAATATCAGTAAGAAGAAAAATATTATAATAGAAGATATCACTGCAAACTATATAAATACAAATAAAGAAAAATTTTTAGCAAAAAAGAATAGTGACAAAATATTTAATTTCACTTCAACATATGAAGACAAAAGATATATAACTACATACTTGCCTATTAAAAATGCAATTTCAAAAGAAAAAGTTGCCTACTTAATAATAACAAGAGAACATGCTAACTTACAAGGTGCAATAAATAAACTTAATATATCAATGATATTTTTTATAGTTTTAAACTCTTTATTCTTTTATTTTCTATTTAAATCAGAAAAAAGAAAAATATTATTAAAACATAAAGATGAAATTTTAAGTGAACTTCAAGAGATGGGGCATATTGGATATTGGGAAAGAGACAATATAAAAGAAAAACTTACTTGGAGTAAAGAGTTATTTGAAATTCTTGAAATAAGAAAAGATGAAGTAAAACCTTCTTATAAAAACTTTATGAAATTTATTCACAAAGATGATTTAAAAAGAATAAATACCATTTATAAAGAGTTTTTAAAGAACTTAATTGATTATAAAACTGAATTCAAAATTACAACAACAACTGGGAAAGTAAAGTTTATAGAACAAGAAGCCCATCACATAATAAATGATGAAGGTAAAGCAATTCGTTCAATTGGTACATTAAGGGATGTAACAGAAGTAAAAAAATTCCAAATTGAAGCAGAACATTCAAAAAAAGAGTTTGAAATTTTAGTATCAAATATACCTGATATTGTTTATAAAAGAGAGATTGATAAACAACAAACTATTACATACTTAAACAATAGTTTAAAAAGCATCCTAGGCTATGAAAATGAAGATTTACTTTTTAATAATAAAATCTCATTTAGTCAAATAGTTGATGAAGAAGACTTACCTCATGTAGAGTATTCTTTAAAAAACCTTGCTAAAAGTAATACTACAAAACCTATTACTTTAAAATATAGATTAAAACAGAAATCTGGTGACTTAATTTGGGTAAGCGATAGATTTAAAATTATGAAAAAAGATAATAAAAAATATCTTGAAGGTATTATTAGTGATATAAATTCACAAAAAAATGCCTATGACAAGCTATATAAATTTATCGATTTACAACAAAATATTGTGATACTTACAGATGGGAAAAAACTTCAATTTGCAAATAAAAGTTTCTTTCAGTTTTTTAATTATAGAAACTTGTCTCATTTTTTACAAGACTACAACTGTATATGTGAGCTATTTTTAGAAGATAATAACTACTTTAATCTAACAAAAATAGAAAATCATAATGAGTGGGTACAAGAACTACAAAAACTTCCTCAAACAAGTAGAATTGTAGCTATAAATGATAATAATGGAAGAAAGAAATCTTTTTCTGTAACTATTAATAGTTTTGAAACTTCTTTATATATAGTTAGCTTTACTGATATCACAGAAACTATTTTAATGAATCAAGAGTTACAACAAAAAACTATTCATGATAAACTAACAAATGCCTATAATAGAGAATACTTTGAAATTATAAATAATAAGTTTATCCATGATGCAAATAAAAATCCATCTAGCAGTTTTGCTTTATGCCTTATTGATATTGACTTTTTTAAAAAAGTCAATGATACCTATGGGCACGATGTTGGAGACATTACCTTAATAGCCTTAGTAAAAATTATTAACTCTTCCATTAGAAAAGATGATGTTTTAGTTAGATGGGGAGGAGAAGAGTTTATTTTACTGATGAAAAATCTTAGCGATGAAACTCTAAAAAACTCACTAGAGCACATTAAAAGTGTAATTGAAAAATATGAATTTGAGACAATAAAAAAATTAACTTGTAGTTTTGGAGCAACAATCTATAAAAAAGATGAAAATATAAAAAATACAATCAAAAGAGCTGATATAAATCTATACACGGCAAAGAAAACCGGGCGAAATAAAATAGTTATATCATAA
- a CDS encoding winged helix-turn-helix domain-containing protein — MSKDITIKLSKEMEEFLTEKSQEVELPLEETIEQLINEQINSKVMFEEGFYYDKIKNCLFDKNGKAIQFTKLQHGLFNLLLQNKGEIIDFETIHKEVWKNKKMSIFTMRNIVKRIRDLTYYGIIINHSNKGYSLGNTF, encoded by the coding sequence ATGAGCAAAGATATAACTATTAAGTTATCTAAAGAGATGGAAGAGTTTTTAACTGAAAAATCACAAGAAGTCGAACTTCCACTTGAAGAAACTATTGAACAATTAATTAATGAACAAATAAATAGTAAGGTTATGTTTGAAGAAGGTTTTTATTATGACAAAATAAAAAATTGTCTTTTTGATAAAAATGGTAAAGCAATTCAATTTACTAAACTACAACATGGTCTATTTAACCTGCTTCTACAAAATAAAGGTGAAATTATAGATTTCGAAACAATTCACAAAGAAGTTTGGAAAAATAAAAAAATGTCTATCTTTACAATGAGAAATATTGTAAAAAGAATTAGAGACTTAACATATTATGGAATTATAATAAATCATTCAAATAAAGGTTACTCTTTAGGAAACACTTTTTAA
- a CDS encoding glycerate kinase: protein MSRKLLKELYFTSINEVKAKALINKNIKLLLKSIKIVDKEYNLDKYKNIYVFAVGKASYLMAKECEKILKDKINGGLSISLDDKKLKYIETFKSSHPIVSRKSFKAANKLIEKFETLNKNDLVIFLLSGGASAMIEKPIEGLNFQDFEKVSTAVLKSGVDIKALNSVRKSISQIKGGKLANYTEAKCVNLVLSDVVGNDLSTIGSGLMYNEKVDNYIIGSNKIALQKAKKSIETKVKKAKIVTTVLNKDTSKAAQFIKETIQKYDKKFDSYALFFGGETTTEVKANGVGGRNQELALKLLLNGATKDKTTILCAGSDGIDGNSNSTGAFLDNKIYEKIQKQKLDAKEYLENCDSNSFFKKLKYDFTIGKTGTNVMDFIFVLKNGGV from the coding sequence ATGTCTAGAAAATTACTAAAAGAGCTTTATTTTACAAGTATAAATGAAGTAAAAGCAAAAGCTTTGATAAATAAAAATATCAAATTATTACTGAAGAGTATAAAAATAGTAGATAAAGAGTATAACCTTGATAAATATAAAAATATATATGTATTTGCCGTTGGAAAAGCCTCTTACCTTATGGCAAAAGAGTGTGAAAAAATTTTAAAAGATAAGATTAATGGTGGCTTGAGTATCTCTTTAGATGATAAAAAATTAAAATATATTGAGACCTTTAAATCATCCCATCCAATAGTTTCAAGAAAAAGTTTTAAAGCTGCAAATAAGTTAATAGAAAAATTTGAAACTCTAAATAAAAATGATTTAGTAATTTTTTTACTCTCAGGTGGAGCTTCTGCTATGATTGAAAAGCCAATTGAAGGATTAAATTTTCAAGATTTTGAAAAAGTCTCAACGGCTGTTTTGAAAAGTGGAGTTGATATAAAAGCTTTAAACTCTGTTAGGAAATCTATTTCACAAATAAAAGGTGGAAAACTAGCAAACTATACAGAAGCAAAATGTGTGAATCTTGTCTTAAGTGATGTTGTAGGAAATGATTTATCGACTATTGGTTCAGGACTTATGTATAACGAAAAAGTAGATAATTATATCATTGGAAGCAATAAAATAGCTTTGCAAAAAGCTAAAAAAAGTATTGAAACTAAAGTAAAAAAAGCAAAGATAGTAACTACTGTTTTAAATAAAGACACAAGTAAAGCAGCTCAATTTATAAAAGAAACAATACAAAAGTATGATAAAAAGTTTGACTCTTATGCACTATTTTTTGGTGGAGAAACTACTACGGAAGTAAAAGCAAATGGAGTAGGTGGAAGAAACCAAGAGCTAGCATTAAAGCTTTTATTAAATGGTGCAACAAAAGATAAAACAACTATTTTATGTGCAGGAAGTGATGGTATTGATGGAAATAGCAATTCAACGGGAGCTTTTTTAGATAATAAAATCTATGAAAAAATCCAAAAACAAAAACTTGACGCAAAAGAGTATTTAGAAAATTGTGATAGTAATAGTTTTTTCAAAAAACTAAAATATGATTTTACTATAGGAAAGACTGGAACAAATGTGATGGATTTTATCTTTGTACTAAAAAATGGAGGTGTATAA